A genome region from Cucurbita pepo subsp. pepo cultivar mu-cu-16 chromosome LG02, ASM280686v2, whole genome shotgun sequence includes the following:
- the LOC111787763 gene encoding uncharacterized protein LOC111787763, with protein sequence MVFLKVAPKKGVLRLALPPSLSSIHNVFHVSTLCKYLANPTHVIDYSTLDVTEDLSYEEKPVGVLARKIKTLRTREIAFVKVWWGNQSAEEATWEREDEMREKYLELLVDANPFKDESPSQGGVM encoded by the exons ATGGTATTTCTGAAGGTGGCCCCTAAGAAGGGCGTTCTAAG GTTAGCCCTACCCCCGTCTCTCTCATCCATACACAATGTGTTCCATGTATCGACACTTTGCAAGTACTTAGCGAACCCCACGCACGTGATAGATTATTCGACTCTGGACGTGACCGAAGACTTAAGCTACGAGGAGAAACCAGTGGGGGTCCTAGCTCGCAAGATAAAGACCTTGCGCACCAGGGAAATTGCATTTGTCAAGGTGTGGTGGGGGAACCAATCAGCAGAGGAGGCCACCTGGGAACGAGAGGATGAGATGAGAGAAAAGTACCTAGAGTTGTTAGTGGATGCAAATCCTTTCAAGGATGAAAGTCCTTCGCAGGGGGGAGTGATGTAA